The Candidatus Rhabdochlamydia sp. T3358 genome has a window encoding:
- the leuS gene encoding leucine--tRNA ligase, whose translation MTKKNYNHEAIEEKWQKIWEEKQLFQVEIDTSKPKYYILDMFPYPSGSGLHVGHVTGYTATDTIARYKRQKGFNVLHPMGWDSFGLPAEQYAIRTGTHPASTTQNNINTYRRQLKKLGFSYDWNREITTSDPKYYKWTQWLFIQLYNKGLAYEAEVLVNFCPSLGTVLANEEVENGKAKEGGYPIERRPLRQWMLKITSYADRLLKDLELVDWPDHLKKLQINWIGRSEGAKIHFEETQTKQTITVFTTRPDTLFGVTYLVLSPEHPLVSLITTELYREQVQKYCKDIAGKSDLERTELNKEKTGVWTGAYARHPITDQNIPIWISDYVLMGYGTGAVMAVPAHDERDFAFAKIFHLPITAVITPNETDQDVQSGKLCWTEEGTYINSSSGSLNLHGLDLKAAKQAVIHWLENQGKGEKTVNYKLRDWLFSRQRYWGEPFPLLHFPDGTRRVLDLDELPLCPPELKDFKPASTGESPLSKVKEWVHITDSKTHQKAQRETNTMPQWAGSCWYYLRFCDPHNPDKPWSEEAEKYWMPVDLYVGGIEHAVLHLLYARFWHKVFYDCGLVSTLEPFQTLRNQGLVSARSYQLNQGGYVAPDDVSEENGSFFKLDTKEPLHSQIEKMSKSKLNGVTPDHIICEYGADSLRLYEMFMGPFDKEKLWNSDAVNGCYRFLNRFYDLVTSDKVCEEDTAEGLKLSHRLVYQVEKEIEAMQFNTAIAKMMEFINAFSPLASYPKQALKMAVQVLYPFAPHIAEELWEYLGETKSLTYQPFPIFDPNYLIEETVLYVVQINGKVRGKWSLPKEQTKEELLSFLQKQPQIIKYLHKPITKVVFVPNKLINLVCDV comes from the coding sequence ATGACAAAAAAAAACTATAACCATGAAGCAATTGAAGAAAAATGGCAAAAAATTTGGGAAGAAAAGCAGTTATTTCAGGTCGAAATAGATACTAGCAAGCCAAAGTATTATATCTTAGATATGTTTCCCTATCCTTCTGGTTCAGGGCTACATGTAGGTCACGTGACAGGATACACAGCAACAGATACCATTGCGCGCTATAAAAGACAAAAAGGGTTTAATGTGCTACATCCTATGGGTTGGGATAGCTTTGGTCTTCCAGCAGAGCAATATGCCATTCGTACAGGAACCCATCCAGCAAGCACTACCCAAAATAACATTAATACCTATAGACGGCAGCTTAAAAAACTAGGATTTAGCTACGATTGGAATAGAGAAATTACAACAAGCGATCCTAAATACTATAAATGGACGCAATGGCTTTTTATTCAACTATACAATAAAGGGTTAGCTTATGAAGCAGAGGTTCTAGTCAATTTCTGCCCCTCTTTAGGAACTGTTTTAGCTAATGAAGAAGTGGAAAATGGTAAAGCCAAAGAAGGGGGGTATCCGATTGAGAGACGTCCTTTGCGCCAATGGATGCTCAAGATTACCTCTTATGCGGATCGTTTACTTAAAGATTTAGAATTAGTAGATTGGCCAGATCATTTAAAAAAATTACAAATTAATTGGATCGGGCGTAGCGAAGGCGCAAAAATTCACTTTGAAGAAACACAAACAAAGCAAACAATCACTGTATTTACTACTCGTCCTGATACGCTATTTGGTGTTACTTACTTAGTGCTATCTCCCGAGCATCCTCTTGTTTCCTTAATTACAACAGAACTCTACCGTGAACAAGTTCAAAAATATTGCAAAGATATTGCTGGAAAAAGCGATTTGGAAAGGACAGAGCTTAACAAAGAAAAAACAGGTGTGTGGACAGGTGCATATGCTAGACATCCTATTACAGATCAAAATATTCCCATTTGGATCTCAGATTATGTGTTAATGGGATATGGAACAGGAGCTGTTATGGCAGTTCCTGCTCATGATGAAAGAGATTTTGCTTTTGCTAAAATCTTTCATTTACCCATTACTGCTGTTATCACACCTAATGAAACCGATCAAGATGTGCAATCTGGCAAGCTTTGTTGGACAGAAGAAGGGACATACATTAATAGTTCTTCAGGTTCTTTAAATTTACATGGCTTAGATTTAAAAGCAGCAAAGCAAGCAGTCATTCATTGGTTAGAAAACCAAGGAAAAGGAGAAAAAACCGTTAATTACAAATTGCGCGATTGGCTATTTTCTCGCCAGCGTTATTGGGGTGAGCCTTTTCCCCTTCTTCACTTCCCCGATGGTACTAGGCGAGTTCTAGATTTAGATGAGCTGCCTTTGTGTCCTCCTGAGTTAAAAGATTTTAAGCCTGCCTCTACCGGAGAGAGTCCTCTTTCTAAAGTTAAAGAGTGGGTACATATTACAGACTCTAAAACACATCAAAAAGCTCAAAGAGAAACCAATACTATGCCGCAGTGGGCAGGATCTTGTTGGTACTATTTACGCTTTTGCGATCCTCATAATCCAGATAAACCATGGAGTGAAGAAGCAGAAAAATATTGGATGCCAGTAGATTTGTATGTTGGGGGAATAGAGCATGCAGTGCTTCATCTTTTGTATGCGCGTTTTTGGCATAAAGTATTTTATGACTGCGGCCTTGTCAGCACGCTTGAGCCTTTTCAAACTTTGCGCAATCAAGGTCTTGTTTCAGCTAGATCTTATCAGTTAAACCAAGGTGGTTATGTAGCACCAGACGATGTCTCTGAAGAAAATGGTAGCTTTTTTAAACTAGATACCAAAGAACCTCTGCATTCTCAAATAGAAAAGATGTCCAAATCAAAACTTAATGGGGTAACACCAGACCATATCATTTGTGAATATGGAGCTGACTCCCTTCGGCTCTATGAGATGTTTATGGGCCCATTTGATAAAGAAAAACTCTGGAATAGCGATGCTGTAAACGGATGTTACCGTTTTTTAAATCGCTTTTACGATTTGGTTACTTCAGATAAAGTTTGTGAAGAAGATACAGCGGAAGGATTGAAGTTATCCCATCGATTGGTCTATCAGGTTGAAAAAGAGATAGAAGCCATGCAGTTCAATACGGCTATTGCTAAAATGATGGAATTTATCAATGCTTTTTCACCACTTGCTTCTTATCCTAAACAAGCGTTAAAAATGGCTGTTCAAGTATTGTATCCATTTGCTCCTCACATTGCAGAGGAGCTATGGGAATATTTAGGTGAAACAAAAAGCTTAACCTATCAGCCATTTCCTATTTTTGATCCAAACTACCTAATAGAAGAAACAGTCTTATATGTAGTACAAATAAATGGTAAGGTAAGAGGAAAATGGTCTTTGCCTAAAGAACAAACTAAAGAGGAACTGCTGTCTTTTTTACAAAAACAACCGCAGATCATAAAATATTTACATAAACCGATTACTAAAGTAGTCTTTGTTCCTAATAAACTGATTAACCTTGTGTGCGATGTTTAG